One window of Quercus robur chromosome 5, dhQueRobu3.1, whole genome shotgun sequence genomic DNA carries:
- the LOC126726224 gene encoding G-type lectin S-receptor-like serine/threonine-protein kinase At1g67520, whose protein sequence is MATKVHLFKFVSLLFFFCMWTPHAAQYWNITLEGDSLKPGDTLNSSSRLPSAEKKFYLLFATMPVAGTTQFLVIMDASADRGGNFVYVANPGNPIAQDSSVLTLDSAGTLKITRKGEDPIILYFSTQPTMNTIATLLDSGNLILKEVHSDGSTKRVLWQSFDHPIDTLLPNMKLGVNHKTGQTWSLTCWLTDQIIAPGPFTLEWDPKGRELIIRRRGVIYWTSGNKFQNMLLDKSMYNFMVATNGDEEYFSYNITGQSQQSEWMINQMGRLQEIKGPIIADAGLCYGYNTNGGCQRWKQPECRHRGDTFELQSGTFYTEESSFLDSQNLSTSDCRHACWSNCSCVAFSSLFYNGTGCAFWTEKGSFIQGDSGSVYILSPNHSRRGMKKKIRNVTIITVALLVICLFVLCYVLRRREIVLEGNNETKVEKELLDLVTSERSINDNVIPDNGKRDHDLTVFSYASVMAATNNFSLANKLGEGGFGPVYMGKLITGQNIAVKRLSRHSGQGGVEFKNELILISKLQHMNLVKLLGCCIYEEERMLIYEYMPNKSLDYFIFDSNRSMLLDWKKRFNIIEGIAQGLIYLHKYSRLRVVHRDLKASNILLDENMNPKISDFGMARIFQQNEHESTTTRIVGTYGYMSPEYAMEGVFSVKSDVYSFGVLMLEILSGRRNNSFYQIEHPLNLVGYAWDLWKEDKGVELMDPALNDSCIKQQLLRCIQVSLLCVEENAVNRPTMSGVISMMTNENMLLPSPKKPAFSFGRKENENEAEIHSAYGLSFSSMTAR, encoded by the exons ATGGCTACCAAAGTACatcttttcaaatttgtttccttgctcttcttcttttgcatGTGGACTCCTCATGCTGCACAATATTGGAATATAACATTGGAGGGTGATAGTCTCAAACCAGGTGACACGCTAAATTCCTCAAGTAGACTACCTTCAGCAGAAAAGAAGTTCTATTTATTGTTTGCAACGATGCCAGTGGCAGGAACTACTCAATTTTTGGTAATAATGGACGCGAGTGCTGACCGTGGTGGTAATTTTGTATATGTTGCTAATCCAGGCAATCCTATTGCCCAGGATTCGAGCGTGCTCACCTTGGACAGTGCTGGAACATTGAAAATTACACGTAAAGGTGAGGATCCTATAATATTATACTTCTCTACTCAACCTACTATGAACACTATCGCCACACTACTGGACTCTGGTAATCTTATCTTGAAAGAAGTGCACTCTGATGGATCTACGAAGCGTGTGCTATGGCAAAGTTTTGATCATCCTATAGACACGCTTTTGCCAAATATGAAATTGGGTGTTAACCACAAAACAGGCCAGACTTGGTCACTTACATGTTGGTTAACTGATCAAATCATAGCTCCAGGGCCTTTTACTCTTGAATGGGATCCCAAGGGACGCGAATTGATCATTCGGCGACGAGGGGTGATTTATTGGACAAGTGGCAACAAATTTCAGAACATGTTACTGGACAAGAGTATGTATAATTTCATGGTCGCTACAAATGGGGATGAAGAATACTTCAGTTATAATATTACAGGTCAAAGTCAGCAGTCAGAATGGATGATTAATCAGATGGGTCGAttacaagaaataaaaggacCAATTATTGCCGATGCAGGTCTTTGTTATGGCTATAACACAAACGGAGGATGCCAGAGATGGAAACAGCCAGAGTGTAGGCATCGTGGTGACACATTTGAGCTTCAATCTGGCACTTTCTACACAGAGGAATCAAGTTTTCTAGACAGCCAGAATCTTAGCACCAGTGATTGTAGGCATGCTTGCTGGAGCAACTGTAGCTGTGTggctttttcttctctattttataaTGGCACTGGATGCGCATTTTGGACAGAAAAGGGGAGCTTCATTCAGGGAGACTCAGGATCAGTTTATATTCTTTCACCAAACCATTCTCGCAGAG gaatgaagaaaaagataCGGAATGTCACTATCATTACCGTTGCTTTGCTTGTAATTTGTCTCTTTGTATTGTGTTACGTGCTAAGAAGGAGAGAGATTGTACTTGAAG GAAATAATGAAACAAAGGTTGAAAAGGAGTTGCTAGATTTGGTGACTTCAGAGAGATCAATCAATGACAATGTGATTCCAGATAATGGAAAGAGGGACCATGATTTGACTGTCTTTAGTTATGCAAGTGTTATGGCCGCCACAAATAACTTCTCCTTGGCAAACAAGCTTGGAGAGGGGGGCTTTGGGCCTGTTTATATG GGAAAATTGATAACAGGGCAAAATATAGCTGTTAAGCGATTATCAAGACATTCAGGACAAGGAGGTGTTGAATTTAAGAATGAGTTGATACTCATATCTAAACTCCAACACATGAATCTTGTTAAACTTCTGGGTTGCTGCATTTATGAAGAAGAGAGAATGTTAATCTATGAATACATGCCCAACAAAAGCTTGGACTACTTTATATTTg ATTCAAATAGAAGCATGCTGTTAGATTGGAAGAAACGCTTCAATATAATTGAAGGAATTGCTCAAGGATTGATCTATCTCCATAAATACTCAAGATTAAGAGTGGTTCATAGAGATTTAAAAGCTAGCAATATACTCCTTGATGAAAATATGAACCCCAAAATTTCTGATTTTGGCATGGCaagaatttttcaacaaaatgaaCATGAATCAACTACAACCAGGATTGTGGGGACATA TGGATATATGTCTCCTGAGTATGCCATGGAAGGAGTTTTTTCTGTAAAGTCTGATGTCTACAGTTTTGGAGTTCTAATGCTTGAAATTCTGAGTGGCAGAAGGAATAATAGCTTTTACCAGATCGAGCACCCACTCAATCTTGTTGGATAC GCATGGGACTTGTGGAAGGAAGACAAAGGGGTAGAACTAATGGATCCAGCACTAAATGATTCTTGTATTAAACAACAACTATTGAGATGCATACAAGTCAGTCTCTTATGCGTGGAAGAGAATGCAGTTAATAGGCCAACAATGTCTGGTGTCATATCCATGATGACAAATGAAAATATGCTACTGCCATCGCCTAAAAAACCAGCGTTTTCAtttggaagaaaagaaaatgagaatgaAGCAGAAATTCATTCAGCATATGGCTTGTCTTTTTCTAGTATGACTGCTCGCTAA